Proteins encoded in a region of the Puniceibacterium sp. IMCC21224 genome:
- a CDS encoding twin-arginine translocation signal domain-containing protein: MTKKDETASSRRDFLKLAGTAGPAAIVAVATSGQTAEAAPAKTDGKMQDTAHTRAYFDSARF, translated from the coding sequence ATGACCAAGAAAGACGAAACGGCCAGCAGCCGACGCGATTTTCTGAAGCTCGCCGGCACAGCGGGTCCTGCGGCGATTGTGGCCGTTGCGACCAGCGGTCAGACCGCTGAAGCGGCCCCGGCCAAGACCGACGGGAAAATGCAGGATACGGCGCACACCCGCGCTTACTTTGACAGCGCCCGGTTCTGA
- a CDS encoding molecular chaperone translates to MSSAAARTTDVSPEDRLRADLYNYLGLMLAAPPDEMLLVQTAGLTGDDTPLGSAIARLAGCAQSAKPKGVRSEFNALFIGLGRGELLPYASYYLTGFLNEKPLSVLRNDLSARRIIRAPNVYEPEDNIATLMEVMAGLIVGRFATPAPLADQQVFFNRHVAPWAGHFFADLEKAKTAILYSAVGSVGRAFMDIEREAFRLAPE, encoded by the coding sequence ATGAGCAGCGCCGCTGCCCGCACCACGGACGTATCCCCCGAGGACCGGCTGCGCGCCGATCTTTACAATTATCTTGGGCTGATGCTGGCCGCGCCGCCGGACGAGATGCTGCTGGTCCAGACCGCAGGATTGACCGGCGATGACACTCCGCTGGGCAGCGCGATCGCCCGTCTGGCGGGCTGCGCCCAAAGCGCCAAACCAAAGGGTGTGCGTTCGGAGTTCAACGCGCTGTTTATCGGTTTGGGGCGGGGCGAACTGCTGCCGTATGCCAGCTATTACCTCACCGGTTTTCTAAACGAAAAGCCGCTGTCGGTCCTGCGAAATGACTTGTCCGCGCGTCGGATCATTCGCGCGCCCAATGTCTATGAGCCCGAGGACAACATCGCCACCCTGATGGAGGTGATGGCCGGACTGATCGTTGGCCGGTTTGCCACGCCCGCACCATTGGCCGACCAGCAGGTGTTCTTTAACCGCCACGTGGCACCTTGGGCCGGGCATTTCTTTGCCGATCTGGAGAAGGCCAAGACAGCCATACTTTATAGTGCCGTCGGATCAGTCGGACGCGCGTTTATGGATATCGAGCGCGAGGCGTTTCGCCTTGCCCCCGAATAA
- a CDS encoding DUF3306 domain-containing protein produces MATEAAAQSAKEAESLEQAETSRRETAAADKSDAELLAELNLPDPESLKLGDDLTAFLKKEVPERLRRRALRRFWRTNPVLACLDGLNDYDGDFTNAATDAPGVATAYRVGKGMLHHIETLARESAQANVDKEDEKISAETAEITDISDEFVNNAVIQDHTQETPIAAPASTTKVAMSEPVIGEKIEPQQEFAAQPRRMRFRFGTETG; encoded by the coding sequence GTGGCAACAGAAGCGGCCGCCCAATCCGCCAAAGAGGCCGAGAGCCTTGAACAGGCCGAGACAAGCCGCCGAGAGACCGCAGCCGCCGACAAGAGCGATGCCGAGTTGCTGGCAGAGCTGAACCTGCCCGACCCCGAATCATTAAAACTGGGTGATGACCTCACCGCGTTTCTGAAAAAGGAGGTGCCGGAACGGCTGCGACGCCGGGCGCTGCGGCGATTCTGGCGCACCAACCCTGTGCTGGCCTGTCTGGACGGGCTCAATGACTACGATGGCGACTTTACCAATGCCGCCACAGACGCCCCCGGAGTCGCAACCGCCTATCGGGTGGGAAAGGGCATGCTCCACCATATCGAAACCCTGGCCCGTGAAAGCGCGCAGGCCAATGTAGACAAAGAGGATGAGAAAATTTCCGCTGAAACTGCAGAAATTACGGATATTTCCGACGAATTCGTAAATAATGCAGTCATACAGGATCACACGCAGGAAACCCCCATTGCCGCGCCTGCATCTACGACTAAAGTCGCAATGTCCGAACCGGTAATTGGTGAGAAAATTGAACCACAACAAGAGTTTGCTGCGCAACCGCGCCGCATGCGCTTTAGATTCGGAACGGAGACAGGATGA
- a CDS encoding DUF3305 domain-containing protein has protein sequence MDLHNRKSISMGMGVVIRRLPGVTRWAKWAWTPVALLPGAGPAHWKVLRTDGDAVEYHAGTMPLTLYRGEAEAYKITLSEAAPCLYVVLRATEGGEYPYRIHLVTASPHEGQMYAESGEEIVEKLPMSEGLIAWVAAWVDAHYVEEQFIKRKRRKHMDDTVENGIGDARIQQATDVYRAPGTARKAEGS, from the coding sequence GTGGATCTGCACAACCGCAAGAGCATCAGCATGGGCATGGGCGTAGTCATCCGGCGGTTGCCGGGGGTGACCCGGTGGGCCAAATGGGCATGGACCCCGGTGGCACTGTTGCCCGGCGCAGGACCGGCGCATTGGAAGGTCTTGCGCACCGATGGCGACGCGGTCGAGTATCATGCAGGCACAATGCCCCTAACCCTTTACCGTGGTGAGGCCGAGGCCTACAAAATCACCCTCTCCGAGGCGGCGCCTTGCCTCTATGTCGTCCTTCGGGCCACCGAGGGTGGAGAGTATCCCTACCGGATCCATCTGGTGACTGCCTCGCCACACGAGGGCCAGATGTATGCTGAAAGCGGCGAAGAGATTGTCGAAAAACTGCCGATGTCCGAGGGGTTGATCGCATGGGTTGCCGCATGGGTCGACGCGCACTACGTTGAAGAACAGTTCATCAAGCGCAAGCGGCGCAAGCATATGGATGACACCGTCGAGAACGGTATCGGCGACGCTCGGATTCAGCAGGCGACGGATGTCTACCGCGCACCGGGCACCGCCAGAAAGGCAGAGGGGTCATGA